Within the Pseudomonas chlororaphis subsp. aurantiaca genome, the region AGCAACAGCCTGGCCTCGTCGCAATAGGCAAATCGCCCGCCAATCAGGAAAAAGCCCTGGCCTTGCCGGTAGCGGACAATCCCGTTCCTGGCATCGCGGTAGACCTGTTGCGAATCGACAGGCTCCAGGCTCAGGTCGCTGGCCAGGATGAAGGGCCGCGCCTTGGACAAGAGAAAGCAGTCGCCCTGGTGCAACTCGATCGGGCGCTCGCCCTCCACCAGCAACCAGCATGAGCCTTCGATAATCGCGTTGAACTTGATGCCTTCCGGGGCCGGAAAGCTGATGGACCACTCCCCCCCGGCCTGCAGTCCGGCAAAAACCGAACTGTGGCTATCCAGTTGAGAAAGCACATCGGACAAGGGATCCATAGGCAACTCCGGATGATCTCGACAGAAAATAGGACGTGGCTGCATTCACAGTCTGACCGAGGTTTTCCAGAATTCCACCTGCCTGACGCACAGGCCGCCCTCGGAGCTCAGGCTTCGTCGGCAACAGCGGCGGCACTACGTCAGCCCTCATATCCAGACAGGAAGGATGCAAGCGATGCGCTATAGACCTTTGGGCAAGACCGGCCAGTTCGTTTCCGAACTGTGCCTGGGCACCATGACCTTCAGCGGCGGCCAGGGCTTCTGGCGCACCGTGGGTACGGTTGACCAGCGAGGCGCTACCGCGCTGGTAGCCCGCGCCCTCGAAGCCGGAGTCAACTTCTTCGACAGCGCCGACGTCTATTCCGAAGGACAGTCCGAGGTGCTGCTGGGGCAGGCCTTGCGCGAAGTCGATGTGCGACGCGAAGACGTGATCATCGCCACCAAGGTGTTCGGACGGACCAGCCCCGGCCCCAACTCGGCGGGACTGTCACGCGGGCACATCATGGATCAGGTGGGCCTGAGCCTGAAGCGCCTGGGCACGGAGCACATAGACCTGTACCAGATCCACGGTTTCGACTCCCAGACGCCCATCGAAGTGACGCTACGCGCCCTCGATGATTGCGTGTCACGGGGCATGATCCGCACCCTTGGCTGCTCGAACCTGGCCGCATGGCAGATCATGAAAGCCTTGGGGATCAGCGAGCGGCGGGGCTTCGCCCGCTTCGAAACGGTGCAGGCCTACTACAACCTGTCCAACCGCGACCTGGAGCGCGAGATAGTCCCGCTCTGCGAGGACCAGGGTCTGGGGATCATGATCTGGAGCCCTCTGGCTGGCGGCCTGCTGTCCGGCAAGTTCACCCGCAACGGCCATCTCCCCGAAGGAGCACGCCGCTCGACATTCGATTTTCCGCCCGCGGACGGGGAACGGGTCTATGACCTGGTCGAAGCCATGGCGCCCATCGCCAAGGCCCACGACACCTCCGTCGCCAGTATCGCCCTGGCCTGGCTGCTACAGCGCAACGCCGTGATGAGCGTCATTATCGGCGCCAAGACCCTGGAGCAGCTGGACGACAACCTGCATGCCACGCAAGTGCGCCTGAGTGCCGGGGATATAGCCCGGCTGGACGCCATCAGCGCCCCCGAGATCGAATACCCGGGCTGGATGATCGAGTATCAGGCCAAGGAGCGTTCGCCGGTACAGGATTGACACAGGGAGCGGAGCCGCAAGCCCATGCTTGTCGCCCGGGCCTGGAAGGAACGCGAGGCCAGGCTCAAGTGCCGAGGCCTGCCGTTGAGCAAGTGGTTCCCGCTGCCACCCTCGGAACACTGCTGCTACAGCTTGAACCTGCCCGGCAACTGGATGGGCACCCTGGCGCGGCCGGCCAGGACTTACCATTGAGCAGGCCGGCGCCCCGGCGAAATCCGAGGCGCGGCCCCACTGCCCAGGACATCAGTCGTACAAGTCTTCCTCGTAAACTCGTAGTTGTCGGCATTCTCCACGGCCTGGCTCGGATTGTTGGTCGCCAGATTGCGTGCGCCTGCCGGTCCGTAACCACCGGGAACGTCGACTGTGTGGCCGATCGAATGAGTCAGCTCATGCACCACGCTACCGGCCTGGGTATCGAAGCCCACCCGCGGCGGCAGGGCGAAGAACGCCGTGCAGAACCAGGCTTCGATATCTCCCCGGGCATTGATGTAGGTAGCGGCGATATCAGTGGCGTCGTCGCAGGGCGGGTTCGGGTTGGTGCGGCAATAGGCGGTCAGCGAATTACCGCTATTGAGCTTGTAGCGCACGCCGTCGAGTACCGCGCGCACCCGCTGGTAGCGGTCCTGGCTGAAGACACCGAACCAGGTCCGGTAGGTCGGGTCCTGGTTGTTGCGAAACAGCGCTTCGTTGTTGTTGACCAGGTTGTAGGCGTTGTTGGACCAAGTGGTAGCCACCGTCACCGCATTGCTCACCGCGGTACGGTCGGCCTGGGTGGCGCAAGAAGCATCGAACACCACATTGATCGCCAGCGCGCTGAGCCCCAGCAGCAACAGCAGACCTTGCAGGCGACGGGCCAACCGCCAGCGGGTTGAAGAGACAACGGTTTCCATGATCAGCATCCTTCCGTGCAGGTTCCAGGAAATGCCGCTCCCCCTGCCAGGGGCGACACCCGCATTGGATTCCCACCTTGCGCCGCGCATCAGCAGGAACTGCTTCCTTAACCCGCCCTGTGCGCTACAGGCTTCTCCCGCGCACAACCTTGATGGAAATCAACGAGCGGGGAAAAGGCCTCCATACACTGACGAATGAACATTCGTACACGACCCACAGGCCCCCTTATGAGTGAAGAATCCACCGCGCGTCCCCTTCCCAACCCCCTTCCCGAAAAAGCCACGCCTGCCGCCAAACCGACGGTCACGGCCAGCAGCAAAAGCGCTCCACGCAAGCCGGCCACCCCACGCCCGCGCCGGCCACGTGCGACCAGTAAACCTGCCACTGCCAAGACCGCCGAGGCAGAAATCAGCGCCATCAGCCAGCAGCCGGTCGCCCTGCAGGTGGCCAGCGCGCCCCATGGCAGCAATGAAGACAGCGCCACCGCCAAGTTGCCGGCCAGTTACCCGTACCGCAGCCGCATGCGTCGCGCCGAGTATGAAAAGGCCAAGCAGGATCTGCAGATCGAACTGCTCAAGGTGCAAAGCTGGGTCAAGGAAACCGGGCAGCGCGTCGTGGTGCTGTTCGAGGGGCGCGATGCCGCGGGCAAGGGCGGCACCATCAAGCGCTTCATGGAGCACCTGAACCCGCGGGGCGCGCGAATCGTCGCCCTGGAAAAACCCAGCGAGCAGGAACAGGGCCAGTGGTATTTCCAGCGCTATATCCAGCACCTGCCC harbors:
- a CDS encoding aldo/keto reductase, which encodes MRYRPLGKTGQFVSELCLGTMTFSGGQGFWRTVGTVDQRGATALVARALEAGVNFFDSADVYSEGQSEVLLGQALREVDVRREDVIIATKVFGRTSPGPNSAGLSRGHIMDQVGLSLKRLGTEHIDLYQIHGFDSQTPIEVTLRALDDCVSRGMIRTLGCSNLAAWQIMKALGISERRGFARFETVQAYYNLSNRDLEREIVPLCEDQGLGIMIWSPLAGGLLSGKFTRNGHLPEGARRSTFDFPPADGERVYDLVEAMAPIAKAHDTSVASIALAWLLQRNAVMSVIIGAKTLEQLDDNLHATQVRLSAGDIARLDAISAPEIEYPGWMIEYQAKERSPVQD
- the ppk2 gene encoding polyphosphate kinase 2 gives rise to the protein MSEESTARPLPNPLPEKATPAAKPTVTASSKSAPRKPATPRPRRPRATSKPATAKTAEAEISAISQQPVALQVASAPHGSNEDSATAKLPASYPYRSRMRRAEYEKAKQDLQIELLKVQSWVKETGQRVVVLFEGRDAAGKGGTIKRFMEHLNPRGARIVALEKPSEQEQGQWYFQRYIQHLPTAGEMVFFDRSWYNRAGVERVMDFCSPLQYLEFMRQTPELERMLCNSGTLLFKYWFSVNRDEQLRRFISRRDDPLKHWKLSPIDIKSLDKWDEYTAAKQAMFFHTDTADAPWTVIKSDDKKRARINCIRHFLHSLDYPGKNLRVAHQPDPVLVGRASRVMEEDERVYNEAAAEPVCNPQVTLA
- a CDS encoding M35 family metallo-endopeptidase, which gives rise to METVVSSTRWRLARRLQGLLLLLGLSALAINVVFDASCATQADRTAVSNAVTVATTWSNNAYNLVNNNEALFRNNQDPTYRTWFGVFSQDRYQRVRAVLDGVRYKLNSGNSLTAYCRTNPNPPCDDATDIAATYINARGDIEAWFCTAFFALPPRVGFDTQAGSVVHELTHSIGHTVDVPGGYGPAGARNLATNNPSQAVENADNYEFTRKTCTTDVLGSGAAPRISPGRRPAQW